A genomic segment from Nitrospirota bacterium encodes:
- a CDS encoding DUF4388 domain-containing protein — protein sequence MALEGSLQEFGLADILQLVYFQKKTGILSLEGRADKVKLLFVNGNITGAESRKRLETNRLGKVLVKKGYITQSDLDSIIGLQEKEGGKLGHILLEKGLISREALIEVLHGQIIETVLQLFAWRYGSYEFVTQGIPVEEELPVSLDTQQVLMEGLRIVDEWSLIEGKLDLNTVFKKVSDPLPGQINADEKKVLGLIDGESDVSTLIDVSELDDFETSKALVSLEEKGLIEAIAIEPVITEKAKPEKLSLLPFYLAVFIVSLFVFIFMLRGGVDALKAFKNSDVAMRIERLKAAVDLHYFNAGQFPQSLELITKEKDPWGRPYVYKITEDGFKLYSVGPDGIEGTKDDVF from the coding sequence ATGGCTTTAGAAGGGTCATTACAGGAATTCGGATTGGCAGATATCCTCCAGCTTGTATATTTTCAGAAAAAGACCGGAATCCTCAGTCTTGAAGGAAGGGCTGATAAGGTCAAACTTCTTTTTGTCAATGGAAACATTACAGGGGCCGAGTCAAGAAAAAGACTCGAAACCAACAGGCTCGGTAAGGTTCTTGTAAAGAAGGGTTATATAACTCAGAGTGATTTAGATTCGATAATTGGTTTGCAGGAGAAAGAGGGAGGCAAATTAGGTCATATTTTGCTCGAAAAGGGATTGATTTCCAGAGAGGCGCTCATAGAAGTCCTCCACGGCCAGATCATTGAAACCGTACTACAACTCTTTGCGTGGAGATATGGCAGCTACGAGTTTGTTACTCAAGGGATTCCTGTGGAGGAGGAACTGCCAGTTTCCCTGGATACGCAACAAGTTCTTATGGAGGGATTGAGGATTGTTGATGAATGGTCTCTTATTGAGGGCAAACTCGATTTAAACACCGTGTTTAAAAAAGTAAGTGACCCCTTGCCTGGGCAAATAAATGCTGATGAGAAGAAAGTCCTCGGTCTTATTGATGGTGAGAGCGATGTAAGCACATTAATCGATGTAAGCGAACTTGATGATTTTGAGACCTCAAAGGCCCTGGTTTCTCTGGAGGAAAAAGGGCTGATAGAGGCTATAGCAATAGAGCCTGTAATAACAGAAAAGGCAAAGCCTGAAAAGCTGTCATTGCTTCCTTTTTACTTAGCAGTCTTTATTGTTTCTCTGTTCGTCTTCATCTTTATGCTCAGAGGCGGGGTTGATGCATTAAAGGCATTTAAAAATTCAGATGTTGCGATGAGAATAGAAAGGCTGAAAGCGGCAGTTGACTTGCATTATTTCAACGCAGGGCAATTCCCTCAGAGCTTAGAACTTATAACAAAGGAGAAAGATCCGTGGGGGAGGCCATATGTTTATAAAATTACTGAAGATGGTTTTAAGCTTTATAGCGTTGGTCCTGATGGAATCGAAGGGACAAAGGATGATGTGTTTTAA
- the queC gene encoding 7-cyano-7-deazaguanine synthase QueC: MVKRAVILLSGGIDSATTMALAKNEGFELYAISFDYGQRHRRELESAKMVASSLSAKKHLIIKFDLREIGGSALTSEIEVPKCSNELRVTSYELKDTNDKKDSSLVTCHLSLIPVTYVPARNTIFLSFALAWAETLGAEDIFIGANAVDYSGYPDCRPEFLRAFEAMANLATKASVEGMVRFKINAPLVSFTKAEIIKKGFELGVDFSLTWSCYDPQLSDKLQVTSNKLQDAETFEKDLSLVTRHSLLNYVPCMRCDSCLLRARGFFEAGLEDRLTLKAKY, encoded by the coding sequence ATGGTAAAACGAGCTGTAATTCTTCTCAGCGGTGGCATTGACTCCGCAACTACCATGGCTCTGGCAAAAAATGAGGGATTTGAATTATATGCAATAAGCTTTGATTATGGGCAGAGGCACAGGCGAGAGCTTGAATCTGCAAAGATGGTTGCATCAAGTCTAAGTGCTAAAAAGCATCTCATTATAAAATTTGACCTCAGAGAGATTGGAGGCTCGGCACTAACGTCGGAGATAGAAGTACCAAAATGCAGTAACGAGTTACGAGTAACGAGTTACGAGTTAAAGGATACAAATGACAAGAAAGACTCGTCACTCGTCACTTGTCACTTGTCACTAATTCCAGTTACTTACGTTCCTGCCCGCAATACCATCTTTCTATCCTTTGCCCTTGCATGGGCCGAGACCCTTGGTGCCGAAGACATTTTCATTGGAGCCAATGCTGTAGACTACAGTGGCTACCCTGATTGTAGACCTGAGTTTTTGAGGGCTTTTGAGGCCATGGCCAACCTTGCCACAAAGGCATCTGTTGAAGGAATGGTCAGATTTAAGATAAACGCACCCTTAGTCAGTTTTACAAAGGCCGAAATTATAAAAAAAGGGTTTGAATTGGGGGTCGATTTCAGTTTAACCTGGAGTTGCTACGACCCCCAGTTAAGTGACAAGTTACAAGTAACAAGTAACAAGTTACAAGATGCAGAAACCTTTGAGAAAGACTTGTCACTCGTCACTCGTCACTCGTTACTGAACTATGTTCCCTGCATGAGATGCGATAGCTGCCTGTTGAGAGCCAGGGGCTTTTTTGAAGCAGGGTTAGAAGACCGGTTAACACTTAAAGCAAAATATTAG
- a CDS encoding serine hydroxymethyltransferase, with protein MNLRELKSTDPEIYEAVINEIEREKNKIVLIASENYASRAVLEAQGSIFTNKYAEGYPGRRYYGGCEYADIVESLAIKRAKELFGAEHVNVQPHSGTQANMAVYFAFLKPGDTILGMSLSHGGHLSHGASINFSGLFYKTYFYGVDKVSGLIDYDEVRRLTKEHRPKMVLVGASAYSRTLDFKAFSEIAKEVDAYLLADIAHIAGLIATGLHPSPVPYADFVTTTTHKTLKGPRGGMIMCKAEYAKAIDKMVFPGIQGGPLVHVIAAKAVALKEAQSEDFREYQAQVVRNAKKIAEELMARDFRIISGGTDTHLILIDLTNKAITGKDAETALDRAGITVNKNSIPYDDKPATITSGIRIGTPIVTSRGMKESEMAMIAKLISDVIDNFQDETVIRQVRERVRVLCQEFPVYSEILNAAQL; from the coding sequence ATGAACCTTAGAGAACTGAAAAGCACTGACCCTGAAATTTATGAAGCAGTTATAAATGAGATTGAGCGTGAAAAAAATAAAATTGTCCTTATAGCCTCTGAGAATTATGCAAGCAGGGCTGTTCTTGAGGCCCAGGGTTCAATCTTCACCAATAAGTATGCTGAAGGTTATCCTGGAAGGCGTTATTATGGTGGCTGCGAATATGCTGATATAGTCGAGTCCCTGGCTATAAAAAGGGCCAAAGAGCTTTTTGGCGCAGAGCATGTGAATGTTCAGCCCCATTCAGGGACTCAGGCCAATATGGCGGTGTATTTTGCATTCCTCAAGCCAGGAGACACAATACTCGGCATGAGCCTTAGCCACGGTGGTCACCTTTCTCACGGAGCATCCATAAACTTTTCAGGTCTTTTTTATAAGACTTATTTTTATGGGGTTGATAAAGTCTCAGGCCTTATTGATTATGATGAGGTAAGGCGCCTTACAAAAGAACACAGACCCAAAATGGTTCTTGTTGGTGCAAGCGCCTATTCGCGTACACTTGATTTCAAGGCTTTTTCAGAAATAGCAAAAGAAGTGGATGCGTACCTCCTGGCTGATATAGCCCATATTGCCGGTCTTATTGCTACAGGGCTTCATCCATCACCTGTTCCTTATGCTGACTTTGTAACTACCACGACTCATAAGACACTCAAAGGACCGAGAGGCGGTATGATAATGTGCAAAGCAGAATATGCAAAGGCGATAGATAAAATGGTTTTCCCGGGGATACAGGGAGGACCTCTTGTTCATGTGATTGCCGCAAAGGCAGTGGCTTTAAAAGAAGCCCAGTCTGAAGATTTCAGGGAGTATCAGGCTCAGGTTGTCAGGAATGCAAAAAAAATAGCCGAAGAACTTATGGCGAGAGATTTCAGAATTATATCAGGTGGCACAGATACTCACCTGATACTTATAGACCTTACAAATAAGGCAATCACAGGAAAAGACGCTGAAACGGCCCTTGACAGGGCGGGAATTACTGTGAATAAAAACTCAATCCCTTATGATGATAAACCGGCCACAATAACCAGTGGCATAAGGATAGGCACTCCGATAGTCACCAGCCGTGGCATGAAAGAGTCAGAGATGGCAATGATAGCCAAGCTCATTTCTGATGTAATAGATAACTTTCAGGACGAGACAGTAATAAGGCAGGTTAGGGAAAGAGTCAGGGTATTATGCCAGGAGTTCCCGGTATACAGCGAGATACTTAACGCCGCACAGCTATGA
- a CDS encoding dephospho-CoA kinase, producing MPFVALTGNFGMGKSTVLRLFKTLGAYTIDADELVRDIFKKPETINRIVKRL from the coding sequence ATGCCATTTGTTGCTCTTACCGGTAATTTTGGAATGGGGAAAAGCACTGTTCTAAGGCTCTTTAAAACCCTGGGGGCTTATACAATCGATGCTGACGAACTTGTCCGTGATATTTTTAAAAAGCCTGAAACGATAAACAGAATCGTAAAGAGGTTATAA
- the rpiB gene encoding ribose 5-phosphate isomerase B: MKIAIGCDHAGVDLKVEILSVLEELGIEWKDFGTDGRESVDYPDFGERVSEAVARGDFERGILICGTGIGMSIVANKFPGIRASLCNDLFSAKMSRLHNDANLLILAGRIIGKDLAKEIVKTWFTTPFEGGRHQARLNKIKAIEARLKDFGSRATR; encoded by the coding sequence ATGAAAATTGCAATAGGCTGTGACCACGCTGGAGTTGATTTAAAAGTAGAGATACTTTCTGTGCTTGAGGAGCTCGGTATCGAATGGAAAGATTTTGGGACTGATGGAAGAGAGTCTGTGGATTACCCTGACTTTGGAGAGCGTGTCTCAGAGGCTGTGGCCCGAGGAGATTTTGAAAGAGGAATTTTGATTTGCGGCACAGGGATTGGAATGTCTATTGTTGCGAATAAATTCCCTGGCATAAGGGCTTCTCTGTGCAATGACCTTTTTTCTGCAAAGATGAGCAGGCTTCATAACGATGCCAATCTCCTGATCCTTGCGGGCAGGATAATAGGAAAGGACCTTGCAAAAGAAATAGTAAAAACATGGTTTACCACGCCTTTCGAGGGTGGCAGGCATCAGGCAAGGCTTAATAAGATTAAAGCAATAGAGGCGAGGCTAAAAGATTTCGGTAGCAGGGCAACTCGATGA
- the coaE gene encoding dephospho-CoA kinase (Dephospho-CoA kinase (CoaE) performs the final step in coenzyme A biosynthesis.): MTKKYVVDKKRLASMIFNDPEKRKTLERIIHPEVLKTARDIKSTILLKDPHAIILFEIPLLFEAGYEKIFDRIIVVHCNKKTAITRLIRKGFPKEEAIKRMQAQIPISRKKASADFLINNNSTIEKTKTQVRRIFNLLQ; this comes from the coding sequence ATAACAAAAAAATATGTTGTAGATAAAAAGCGCCTGGCCTCCATGATTTTTAATGACCCTGAGAAACGAAAAACACTTGAAAGGATAATTCATCCAGAGGTATTGAAAACTGCAAGGGATATTAAATCAACGATATTACTCAAGGATCCTCACGCAATTATCTTATTTGAAATACCTTTATTGTTTGAGGCCGGCTATGAAAAGATTTTTGACAGGATTATTGTTGTCCATTGCAATAAAAAAACAGCGATTACCCGCCTTATAAGAAAAGGCTTCCCAAAAGAAGAGGCCATTAAAAGGATGCAGGCCCAGATACCAATATCCAGAAAAAAAGCCTCTGCAGATTTCCTGATAAACAACAATTCAACTATTGAAAAGACAAAGACTCAGGTGAGACGTATTTTCAATTTATTACAATAA